Proteins encoded within one genomic window of uncultured Desulfobacter sp.:
- a CDS encoding ABC transporter ATP-binding protein yields the protein MLEVLDLAKSFDRQAVFKNFNLILPQGRFTVLVGPSGCGKSTLFDCLTGIVCPDQGRMVWQGNEINHLGSLAAYMQQKDMLLPWLTLEENALLPVQAKPHALRDMKQAGTTLALIFKKIGLTKFETHFPNQVSGGMRQRCALARTLMFDRELVLLDEPLSALDAITRRELQSLLLMLQKEFGKTVLMITHDIEEALALADEIILLSPAPMTILERFQPKDGKPRDFSRPEFMETKTRILSRLLTEKEKIQP from the coding sequence ATGCTTGAAGTCCTGGATCTGGCTAAGTCCTTTGATCGACAGGCCGTTTTTAAAAATTTTAATCTAATCCTGCCCCAGGGTAGGTTTACGGTACTTGTGGGCCCGTCCGGGTGCGGCAAGTCCACCCTTTTTGACTGCCTGACGGGTATAGTCTGCCCCGACCAGGGCCGAATGGTGTGGCAGGGCAACGAGATTAACCATCTTGGCAGCCTTGCCGCCTATATGCAGCAAAAGGACATGCTGCTGCCCTGGCTGACGCTGGAAGAAAACGCGCTTTTACCGGTACAGGCAAAGCCACACGCACTAAGAGACATGAAACAGGCCGGGACGACACTTGCCCTTATCTTTAAAAAAATCGGACTTACAAAATTCGAAACCCATTTCCCCAACCAGGTATCCGGCGGCATGCGCCAGCGATGTGCCCTGGCCCGCACCCTGATGTTTGACCGGGAGCTGGTTCTGCTGGACGAACCCCTATCCGCCCTGGATGCCATTACCCGCCGGGAACTGCAAAGTTTGCTGCTCATGCTGCAAAAAGAGTTCGGCAAAACCGTTCTCATGATCACCCATGACATTGAAGAGGCCCTGGCCCTGGCCGATGAGATCATCCTTTTAAGCCCTGCCCCCATGACCATTCTGGAACGATTCCAACCCAAGGATGGCAAACCAAGGGATTTCAGCCGGCCGGAATTCATGGAGACCAAAACCCGTATTCTCTCCCGGCTGCTCACGGAAAAGGAGAAGATTCAGCCATGA
- the thiD gene encoding bifunctional hydroxymethylpyrimidine kinase/phosphomethylpyrimidine kinase, with protein MKAYYRALTIAGSDSGGGAGIQADLKTFSALGVFGMSAITALTAQNTHSVTGIFPVPPAFIGEQIDAVMSDIGTNAVKIGMLHAPEVIEMVAEKLKQWQCPNVVLDPVMISKSGDNLLQDDAVDALTKRLLPMATVITPNLPEASVLIGRTIDTPDKMEDAAVALADLGATNVLIKGGHLVSGPGIDLLYEAASGQTTRYTADRVDTKNSHGTGCTLSSAIAAGLARGLSLKEAVSEAKTYITEALKAGADIKTGSGHGPVHHFHRLWKKE; from the coding sequence ATGAAAGCATATTATCGCGCATTAACCATCGCAGGTTCCGACAGCGGCGGCGGGGCCGGTATCCAGGCGGACTTAAAAACCTTCAGTGCCTTAGGGGTATTCGGCATGTCCGCCATCACGGCACTCACGGCCCAGAACACCCACAGTGTCACAGGTATTTTTCCCGTACCCCCAGCATTCATCGGAGAGCAGATTGATGCCGTGATGTCGGATATCGGCACCAATGCCGTGAAGATCGGCATGCTGCACGCCCCTGAAGTCATTGAGATGGTGGCGGAAAAACTCAAGCAATGGCAATGTCCCAATGTGGTGCTGGACCCGGTGATGATCTCCAAATCCGGAGACAATCTGCTGCAGGATGATGCCGTGGATGCACTGACAAAGCGTCTGCTGCCCATGGCCACGGTGATTACCCCCAATCTGCCCGAAGCTTCGGTACTTATAGGCAGAACCATAGACACCCCTGATAAAATGGAAGATGCCGCCGTGGCCCTGGCAGATCTCGGCGCTACCAATGTGCTGATCAAAGGCGGACACCTGGTTTCGGGACCGGGTATTGATCTTCTCTATGAAGCCGCCTCCGGACAAACAACACGGTACACGGCGGACCGGGTAGACACAAAAAACAGCCACGGTACCGGGTGTACCCTGTCATCGGCTATTGCCGCAGGCCTTGCCCGGGGGCTGAGCCTGAAAGAAGCCGTTTCCGAAGCCAAAACCTATATCACCGAGGCATTAAAGGCCGGTGCCGATATTAAAACCGGCTCCGGACATGGCCCGGTCCACCATTTCCATAGGCTGTGGAAAAAGGAATGA
- a CDS encoding ABC transporter permease: MKWSDTLVPATLSFGILILWEVLVRVMSIPTFILPPPSAIGLCAVIKAALIWPHALATALEIVLGIGLALMTSIPLAIFMFARPGIEKGLSPFLVASQAVPVFALAPLLVIWLGYGIWSKVFMAWVIIFFPITVSLLSGLKSCDPDFRRLFTLMGAGFWMKLRLLYWPWALPQFFAGLKVGVTVATIGAVIGEWVGAQQGLGYLMIQSNARLNTDLVFACILWLSAMGLGLWALVGLAEKQMVTWKNNQIDKKRG; this comes from the coding sequence ATGAAATGGTCAGATACGCTTGTCCCGGCCACCCTATCCTTTGGCATACTGATTTTATGGGAGGTCCTTGTACGGGTTATGAGCATCCCGACATTTATCCTGCCCCCGCCATCGGCCATCGGCCTTTGTGCGGTGATAAAGGCCGCTTTGATCTGGCCCCATGCCCTGGCCACGGCCCTGGAAATTGTATTGGGCATTGGGCTTGCCCTAATGACATCCATCCCTTTGGCTATATTCATGTTTGCCCGGCCCGGCATCGAAAAAGGACTCTCCCCGTTCCTGGTGGCATCCCAGGCAGTGCCGGTATTTGCCCTGGCACCGCTGCTTGTAATCTGGCTGGGGTACGGCATCTGGTCCAAGGTGTTCATGGCCTGGGTGATTATTTTTTTCCCCATTACCGTAAGCCTTTTATCCGGACTTAAAAGCTGCGACCCTGATTTTCGCAGGCTGTTTACCCTTATGGGGGCAGGTTTCTGGATGAAGCTGCGCCTGTTGTACTGGCCCTGGGCATTGCCCCAGTTTTTCGCAGGGCTTAAGGTGGGTGTTACGGTGGCCACCATCGGCGCGGTCATCGGAGAATGGGTGGGGGCCCAGCAAGGGCTTGGGTATCTGATGATCCAGTCCAATGCCCGGCTGAATACGGATCTGGTATTTGCCTGCATTCTATGGCTTTCGGCCATGGGGCTTGGGCTGTGGGCGTTGGTCGGTCTTGCTGAAAAACAAATGGTAACTTGGAAAAACAACCAAATAGATAAAAAGAGAGGATAA
- a CDS encoding U32 family peptidase: protein MSSLELLAPAKNMEFGKAAVDHGADAVYIGPERFGARAAAGNSVADIEALCTYAHRYFARVYVAFNTLLFDHELQPARVLIEQLYHAGVDALIIQDMGLLEMDLPPIPLFASTQTDNRTPEKVKFLEQSGFSRVILARELSLSAIKQIRAATRVDLEAFVHGALCVCYSGQCYMSAVIGGRSANRGTCGQPCRLAWNLEDKGGTVICENRHLLSLKDMNRSDCLADLVQAGITSFKIEGRLKDLDYVKNITGFYRRRLDAFIKTDSSYARASSGRTTLFFTPEPSKTFNRGFTDYFLSGSSKPIDAFDTPKSVGEPVGRVKQIKNQALVLARSHDLQAGDGICFPNAPGRLKGFYVNRVDENGQVYPSGKTRINKKDLPKGTMVFRNHDVKFARLMGGTTAQRKISLDMKFCEHPQGFEFSCVDEDNIRARALLCAPGETARNPDTARAAIEKQLGKLGNTCFVLNRLEILSKPVFLPAADLNRLRRDLVDCLEKNRLNAYTRPTVEPRPDLFPFYQFKLDFRANAANHLAVQFYKKRGVKSIEPAFECASPGPGIQVMTTKHCIRRSLGWCPKKGEKPGGNSPDPSCGPLFLTHGKHRFQVIFNCRECEMQIRIVD, encoded by the coding sequence ATGTCCAGCCTGGAACTTTTGGCCCCGGCGAAAAATATGGAATTTGGCAAGGCCGCCGTTGATCACGGAGCCGATGCCGTGTATATCGGTCCGGAGCGGTTTGGTGCAAGGGCTGCCGCCGGCAACAGTGTGGCGGATATTGAGGCGCTGTGCACCTATGCCCACCGCTATTTTGCCCGGGTGTATGTGGCGTTTAACACCCTGCTTTTTGATCACGAACTTCAGCCGGCAAGAGTGTTGATTGAACAACTTTACCACGCCGGGGTAGACGCCCTGATCATCCAGGATATGGGCCTTTTAGAGATGGATCTGCCCCCCATCCCCTTATTTGCCAGTACCCAGACCGACAACCGGACCCCTGAAAAGGTCAAATTCCTTGAACAGTCAGGCTTCTCCCGGGTGATTCTTGCCCGGGAACTGTCTTTGTCTGCCATTAAACAGATCCGAGCTGCCACACGTGTTGATCTTGAAGCCTTTGTCCATGGGGCATTGTGTGTATGCTATTCCGGGCAATGTTACATGAGTGCAGTCATTGGCGGCAGAAGCGCCAACCGCGGCACCTGCGGTCAGCCCTGCCGGCTTGCCTGGAACCTTGAAGATAAGGGTGGCACAGTGATTTGTGAAAATAGGCATCTGCTTTCATTAAAGGACATGAACCGCTCTGATTGTTTGGCGGATCTGGTGCAGGCCGGTATCACCTCTTTTAAAATTGAGGGGCGCCTTAAAGATCTTGATTATGTGAAAAATATTACAGGCTTTTACCGCCGGCGGCTTGATGCCTTTATCAAGACCGATTCCTCTTATGCCAGGGCGTCTTCGGGTCGTACAACGCTTTTTTTTACACCAGAACCCAGCAAAACCTTTAACCGGGGATTTACCGATTATTTTCTTTCCGGATCATCCAAGCCTATTGACGCCTTTGATACGCCAAAATCTGTAGGAGAACCCGTGGGGCGGGTGAAACAAATTAAAAATCAGGCCCTGGTATTGGCGCGGTCCCATGATCTGCAGGCCGGGGATGGGATCTGTTTTCCCAATGCACCGGGAAGGCTCAAGGGGTTTTATGTGAACCGGGTGGATGAAAATGGTCAGGTGTACCCCTCCGGAAAAACGCGGATCAATAAAAAGGATCTACCCAAGGGCACCATGGTATTCAGGAACCATGACGTAAAGTTTGCACGTCTTATGGGCGGCACGACCGCCCAAAGAAAAATATCTCTGGATATGAAGTTTTGTGAACACCCCCAAGGGTTTGAGTTCTCCTGCGTGGATGAGGATAATATCCGGGCCCGGGCCCTGCTTTGTGCACCGGGAGAAACTGCCCGCAATCCGGATACGGCCCGGGCAGCCATTGAAAAGCAATTGGGTAAACTGGGTAATACCTGCTTTGTGCTGAATCGCCTTGAAATCCTTTCAAAACCGGTGTTCCTGCCTGCTGCGGACCTGAACCGCCTGCGCCGGGACCTGGTGGACTGCCTGGAAAAGAACAGGTTAAACGCTTATACACGGCCAACGGTTGAGCCAAGGCCGGACCTGTTTCCATTTTATCAGTTCAAGCTTGATTTCAGGGCCAATGCTGCCAATCATCTGGCTGTTCAATTTTACAAGAAAAGGGGGGTAAAATCCATTGAGCCTGCCTTTGAATGTGCTTCGCCAGGACCGGGGATCCAGGTCATGACTACAAAACATTGTATTCGCCGCAGCCTTGGGTGGTGCCCCAAAAAGGGCGAGAAACCTGGGGGCAATTCCCCTGATCCCTCTTGCGGCCCGTTGTTTCTGACCCATGGCAAACACCGCTTCCAAGTTATTTTCAACTGCCGGGAATGTGAGATGCAGATTCGAATAGTGGATTAG
- a CDS encoding ATP-binding protein — MGSPKCPNLNRVLQRLVLFSMFLPLVMVSVAAIGIVGLRGEQAIKKELRQRAQSMAWMVEQHLEQATNSMDAVARVAQTAPSQLQAAMQGIWAACGCFDTLSLLDSSGRIKSLVPFDPGSHGRDMSNHPYFKQNKNKNLTISRPFISNHTGKSTVYLVRKLSQGGFVVGELNLEALQNKITAKKHAMDQGSVFLMDQSGTLLAHAGPSPAGQKTNRESPKLYPGEDSSETTLVYEYGPKSVLGSAVRVEQTDWVAVVQIPLFTALSSFIWALALTLPVALGIWPVLSWNLRKQLNQRIVAPLVALNRGAGALANADFDRSRAMASMPAAFSELTALSNSFQRMTDALEVRQSALQESEKGYRTLFEGLPVSLFRSTPAGQFLYVNPALVRMMGFPDQETLIKTNSKNIYPNPVEREQWRSLAERDGIVRDFEVQMQRFDGTIISVWLTCRTVWDSEGQVLFYEGNFEDVTERKKLEAQVRQSQKMEAIGQLAGGVAHDFNNMLNVIIGYAELTLMDLDDDNPMCGRIKGIHKAGMRSMELTRQLLIFARKQIINPKAIDLNTTLQGMLSLLERLIGENIDLLWIPGVDLWPVKMDPSQVDQILVNLCVNARDAVNGPGKITIETQNIEFDAGYCTEHEGFIPGRYVMLAVSDNGCGMDKQTMDKIFEPFYTTKGQGQGTGMGLSTVYGIVKQNTGFINVYSEQGHGTTFKIYLRRHDAAGIDDIMETRPVVPLLTGDDTILLVEDESTALEMTQTMLEKFGYTVFASSSPVEAMHIAEKNSDKIKLLITDVVMPEMTGRDLADNLTARYPKLKCLFMSGYTSNVIVHQGVLDDDVNFIQKPFSSRELATRVREALNS; from the coding sequence ATGGGTTCCCCAAAATGCCCAAATCTTAACCGGGTATTGCAGCGCCTGGTGCTTTTCAGCATGTTCCTGCCGCTGGTCATGGTGAGCGTAGCGGCCATCGGCATAGTGGGCTTGCGGGGTGAGCAGGCCATTAAAAAAGAGCTGCGTCAAAGGGCTCAGTCCATGGCCTGGATGGTCGAACAACATCTGGAGCAGGCAACTAATTCCATGGATGCCGTGGCCCGGGTGGCCCAGACTGCGCCGTCACAACTCCAGGCTGCCATGCAGGGGATCTGGGCGGCTTGCGGCTGTTTTGACACGCTTAGTCTTCTTGACTCAAGCGGCAGGATTAAGTCATTGGTGCCTTTTGATCCGGGCAGCCATGGCCGTGATATGTCCAACCACCCGTATTTCAAACAAAATAAGAATAAAAATTTAACTATTTCCCGTCCGTTTATATCTAATCACACAGGCAAATCCACGGTTTATCTGGTTAGAAAACTCTCCCAGGGCGGATTTGTTGTTGGGGAATTGAACCTTGAGGCGCTACAAAACAAAATTACGGCTAAAAAACATGCAATGGATCAGGGTTCGGTCTTTTTGATGGACCAATCGGGGACCTTGCTGGCCCACGCCGGTCCCAGTCCGGCCGGGCAGAAAACCAACCGGGAATCTCCGAAACTTTATCCCGGTGAAGACAGCAGTGAAACTACACTGGTATACGAATATGGCCCTAAATCGGTTCTGGGCAGTGCCGTCCGGGTTGAGCAAACGGATTGGGTTGCTGTGGTCCAAATTCCGCTGTTCACGGCCTTAAGTTCCTTTATCTGGGCACTGGCATTGACATTGCCGGTAGCACTGGGCATCTGGCCGGTACTGTCATGGAATCTTCGCAAACAGCTCAACCAGCGTATTGTCGCGCCATTGGTAGCACTTAACCGTGGGGCCGGTGCACTGGCCAACGCAGATTTTGACCGAAGCAGGGCCATGGCTTCAATGCCTGCGGCGTTTTCCGAATTAACGGCACTATCAAATAGTTTTCAACGGATGACTGATGCCCTTGAAGTGCGCCAGAGTGCATTGCAAGAAAGTGAGAAAGGGTATCGTACCCTGTTTGAAGGGCTTCCCGTATCGCTCTTTAGGAGCACGCCGGCAGGGCAGTTCCTTTATGTCAATCCGGCCCTTGTCCGGATGATGGGATTTCCGGACCAGGAAACCTTGATAAAGACCAACTCTAAAAATATCTATCCAAACCCCGTTGAACGTGAACAGTGGCGCTCATTGGCTGAACGCGACGGCATCGTGCGTGATTTTGAAGTTCAAATGCAACGGTTCGATGGAACGATCATCAGCGTATGGCTGACCTGCCGGACGGTATGGGACAGCGAAGGACAGGTGCTGTTCTATGAAGGCAACTTTGAGGATGTCACTGAGCGTAAAAAACTTGAAGCACAGGTCCGCCAGAGCCAGAAAATGGAAGCGATCGGGCAGTTGGCCGGCGGCGTTGCCCATGATTTTAACAATATGTTGAATGTAATCATCGGGTACGCGGAGTTGACACTTATGGATCTTGACGATGATAATCCAATGTGTGGCAGAATTAAAGGGATCCATAAGGCGGGTATGCGTTCCATGGAACTTACACGGCAGTTGCTGATCTTTGCCCGCAAACAAATAATTAACCCCAAAGCCATTGACCTGAACACCACGCTGCAGGGAATGCTCTCCCTGCTTGAGCGGCTCATCGGTGAAAATATTGACCTGCTCTGGATACCGGGCGTGGATTTATGGCCGGTGAAAATGGACCCGTCCCAGGTTGATCAAATCCTGGTAAATCTATGCGTAAATGCCAGGGATGCCGTCAATGGACCGGGTAAGATCACCATTGAAACCCAGAACATTGAATTTGACGCCGGTTACTGCACCGAACATGAGGGCTTTATCCCGGGCAGGTATGTCATGCTCGCAGTAAGTGATAACGGCTGTGGTATGGATAAACAGACCATGGATAAAATCTTTGAGCCGTTTTACACGACAAAAGGGCAAGGCCAGGGAACCGGAATGGGGCTGTCCACAGTTTACGGCATTGTCAAGCAGAATACCGGTTTTATCAATGTATACAGTGAACAGGGGCATGGCACCACCTTCAAAATTTACCTGCGCAGACATGATGCTGCCGGGATTGACGATATCATGGAGACACGCCCTGTGGTTCCGCTCCTTACAGGAGATGACACCATCCTCTTGGTGGAAGACGAATCTACCGCCCTGGAAATGACCCAAACAATGCTGGAAAAATTCGGGTATACCGTATTTGCATCTTCGTCACCGGTTGAGGCCATGCATATTGCTGAAAAAAATTCGGACAAGATTAAGCTGCTGATAACCGATGTGGTCATGCCCGAGATGACCGGCCGAGATCTTGCCGACAACTTAACTGCGCGTTACCCAAAACTCAAGTGCCTCTTTATGTCCGGTTATACAAGCAATGTCATCGTCCACCAGGGTGTCCTGGACGATGACGTCAATTTCATTCAAAAACCGTTCTCATCCCGGGAACTTGCGACCAGGGTGCGCGAAGCATTAAACAGCTAA
- a CDS encoding ABC transporter substrate-binding protein, with protein sequence MKRYAVLTLMIFFMLCSTVWAQKLTLMLDWFPNVDHLPVYVARESGYFTAQGLDVEIIVPSATSDALKLAAAGKVDMAVSYQPQTIMAADAGLKVKAVAPLVVKPLTTLMFLDDSIKTPADLSGKKIGYTVPGLMDMLLKGFADINGITNYIPVNVGFTILPALASKQVAAVMGPFKTYETVTMQQQGVTARFFELEKYGIPEYEELIFAAGDSTLEAKKTAVNGFILAVHKALIDIKKAPDKALALYFKALPDVDKETETKAFALTAKYFATPGQVSDPEKWQAFIDFALKYGLIKNTINPQTLIYNLNN encoded by the coding sequence ATGAAACGATATGCTGTTCTGACGCTGATGATCTTTTTTATGCTTTGCAGTACCGTCTGGGCACAGAAACTGACGCTTATGCTAGACTGGTTTCCCAATGTGGACCATCTGCCGGTCTATGTCGCCCGGGAATCGGGATATTTTACAGCACAGGGTCTGGACGTTGAAATTATCGTCCCGTCAGCGACCTCGGATGCACTGAAACTTGCCGCAGCCGGCAAGGTGGATATGGCAGTATCCTACCAGCCCCAGACCATCATGGCGGCGGATGCAGGGCTCAAGGTTAAGGCCGTAGCCCCCCTTGTGGTCAAACCGTTAACCACTCTGATGTTTTTGGATGATTCCATAAAAACACCGGCGGATCTGTCCGGTAAAAAAATCGGTTATACCGTGCCGGGACTGATGGACATGCTGCTCAAAGGTTTTGCCGACATCAACGGTATCACGAACTACATACCGGTGAATGTAGGATTCACCATCCTGCCCGCCCTGGCATCAAAACAGGTCGCCGCCGTTATGGGCCCTTTTAAAACCTACGAAACCGTGACCATGCAGCAGCAGGGAGTCACTGCCCGTTTTTTTGAACTGGAGAAATATGGTATCCCGGAATACGAAGAGCTGATTTTCGCAGCCGGTGACAGCACTCTGGAAGCAAAAAAAACGGCAGTCAATGGATTTATTCTGGCTGTTCACAAGGCATTGATCGACATTAAAAAGGCGCCGGATAAAGCCCTGGCGCTCTATTTCAAGGCCTTGCCCGACGTGGACAAAGAGACAGAAACCAAAGCCTTTGCCCTGACTGCAAAATATTTTGCCACCCCGGGCCAGGTCAGCGATCCTGAAAAATGGCAGGCGTTTATAGATTTTGCCCTGAAATACGGACTGATTAAGAACACCATCAATCCCCAAACATTGATTTACAACCTGAACAATTGA
- a CDS encoding response regulator transcription factor, translating to MPQTVLIVDDDAKLIDLLTEYFGENEFIAHAVMLGADALDAIRDNQPDIVILDIMLPDTNGLEVLKQIRAKHTIPVIMLTAKGDDTDRIVGLELGADDYLPKPFNPRELLARIRAILRRQDRAEPESDTVIIRAGDLELNRSTRTLIFKGQNIPLSTTEFNVLEVLMKHPNTVLSREQITNMAQGRSFMADDRSVDIHVSKLRGKIEKNPSSPVRIKTIWGTGYMFINTDS from the coding sequence ATGCCACAAACAGTTTTAATCGTAGACGATGATGCAAAACTCATTGATCTCTTAACCGAATACTTCGGAGAAAATGAATTTATAGCCCATGCCGTCATGCTGGGGGCCGACGCCCTTGATGCCATACGGGACAACCAACCGGATATTGTTATTCTGGATATCATGCTCCCGGATACCAATGGGTTGGAGGTACTCAAACAAATCCGTGCCAAACATACCATACCGGTGATCATGCTTACGGCCAAAGGTGATGATACGGACAGAATCGTCGGGCTAGAACTAGGGGCGGACGATTATCTGCCCAAACCCTTTAACCCCAGAGAGCTTCTTGCCAGAATCCGGGCCATTCTCCGCCGTCAGGACAGGGCCGAACCCGAATCAGACACCGTGATTATCCGGGCCGGGGATCTGGAATTAAACAGATCCACACGCACCTTGATTTTTAAAGGTCAAAACATACCTTTATCCACAACGGAATTCAATGTCCTGGAAGTGCTGATGAAACACCCGAATACGGTGCTCAGCCGGGAGCAGATAACAAACATGGCCCAGGGTCGAAGCTTTATGGCCGATGACCGCAGTGTGGACATTCATGTGTCCAAACTCAGGGGAAAAATCGAAAAGAATCCATCTTCTCCGGTGCGGATCAAAACAATATGGGGCACGGGATATATGTTTATCAATACAGATTCATAA